Proteins co-encoded in one Diaminobutyricimonas sp. LJ205 genomic window:
- a CDS encoding DUF349 domain-containing protein, whose protein sequence is MVTNDKAPWGRVDETGTVFVREGETEREVGQYPDGSAEEALAYFERKYADLAGQVGLLEQRARRGAPAADVAKAVQTLTAAVQDANAVGDLAALRTRLEALSSSVGELTEKQSAEAKAAVEEALRYRESLVVEAETLAAADPAKAQWKQVTAQIDDIFARWQKHQQEGPRLPKAESNELWKRFRAARTTIEGHRKTFFAELDSAHREARARKQALVEQAEALTPKGVDGIPAYRALLDDWKRAGRAGKKFDDSLWARFKAAGDVLYSAKGELDARDNAEYQENLELKLALLEQAEPILAETDRVKAREALTVIQRKWDEIGRVPREQVKTVEERLRKVENAVKKLDDEHWEKNNPERIARSEGLASQLQSAIAKLDEELEAAKASGDTKKIAEAQEALEARKVWLDALG, encoded by the coding sequence GTGGTTACCAACGATAAGGCTCCCTGGGGCCGTGTGGACGAGACCGGAACCGTGTTCGTTCGTGAGGGCGAGACCGAGCGTGAAGTCGGTCAATACCCAGACGGATCGGCCGAAGAGGCGCTCGCGTATTTCGAGCGCAAGTATGCGGATTTGGCCGGGCAGGTGGGCCTGCTCGAGCAGCGTGCCCGCCGCGGTGCGCCCGCTGCTGACGTAGCGAAGGCCGTGCAGACTCTGACTGCCGCGGTCCAGGATGCGAACGCCGTCGGTGACCTTGCCGCGCTCCGGACTCGTCTGGAGGCGCTGAGCAGTTCGGTCGGCGAGCTCACCGAGAAGCAGTCCGCGGAGGCCAAGGCGGCCGTCGAGGAAGCGCTCCGCTACCGCGAGTCGCTCGTGGTCGAGGCCGAGACGCTTGCGGCCGCGGATCCCGCCAAGGCGCAGTGGAAGCAGGTCACCGCGCAGATCGACGACATCTTCGCGCGCTGGCAGAAGCACCAGCAGGAAGGCCCTCGGCTGCCCAAGGCAGAGAGCAACGAACTGTGGAAACGGTTCCGCGCCGCCCGGACCACCATCGAGGGGCACCGCAAGACGTTCTTCGCCGAGCTGGACTCCGCGCACCGTGAGGCGCGCGCCCGCAAACAGGCTCTGGTCGAGCAGGCTGAGGCGCTCACCCCGAAGGGAGTGGACGGCATCCCCGCCTACCGTGCGCTGCTGGATGACTGGAAGCGCGCCGGCCGGGCCGGCAAGAAGTTCGACGATTCCCTGTGGGCCCGGTTCAAGGCCGCGGGCGATGTGCTCTACTCCGCGAAGGGTGAGCTCGACGCGCGCGACAACGCCGAGTACCAGGAGAACCTCGAGTTGAAGCTTGCCCTTCTCGAGCAGGCTGAGCCGATCCTTGCTGAGACCGACCGGGTGAAGGCCCGCGAGGCGCTGACTGTCATCCAGCGCAAGTGGGATGAGATCGGCCGAGTGCCGCGCGAGCAGGTGAAGACGGTTGAGGAACGCCTGCGCAAGGTGGAGAACGCCGTGAAGAAGCTCGACGACGAGCACTGGGAGAAGAACAACCCCGAGCGCATTGCTCGCTCCGAGGGACTCGCCAGCCAGTTGCAGAGCGCGATCGCGAAGCTCGACGAGGAGCTGGAGGCGGCGAAGGCCTCCGGCGACACCAAGAAGATCGCTGAGGCGCAGGAAGCTCTCGAAGCCAGGAAGGTCTGGCTGGACGCCCTCGGGTAA
- a CDS encoding peptidylprolyl isomerase, translating into MAKPTSQDREARERLRRYQARQQVHTRSVARRVRDNWIAAIALVVIATLATTAQVLYFSSGPGAPEPEASASATPEPEETATGENTGEVPEASIAEDRVWTGELALNGIPLGIELDGALAPQGVSSFISLAQSGFYDGTTCHRLTTGEGFSVLQCGDPSGDGTGGPDFRYGPIENAPADDVYPAGTIAMARQSGNAHSMGSQFFIVYGDTTIPADAAGGYTVLGRVTSGLDALTAEITDAGTADGSSDGAPAVPTSITGITLQ; encoded by the coding sequence GTGGCCAAACCAACGAGCCAGGATCGCGAAGCTCGCGAGCGACTCCGTCGTTACCAGGCACGCCAGCAGGTTCACACCCGCAGCGTCGCCCGCCGGGTGCGCGACAACTGGATCGCCGCGATCGCCCTGGTCGTGATCGCCACCCTGGCCACGACCGCCCAGGTGCTGTATTTCAGCTCAGGGCCCGGTGCACCGGAGCCCGAGGCATCCGCATCGGCGACTCCCGAGCCGGAAGAGACCGCAACCGGCGAGAACACCGGTGAGGTTCCGGAGGCCTCGATCGCCGAGGATCGCGTCTGGACCGGTGAGCTGGCGCTGAACGGCATCCCGCTCGGCATCGAACTGGACGGTGCGCTCGCACCGCAGGGTGTCTCCTCGTTCATCAGCCTGGCGCAGAGCGGCTTCTACGATGGCACCACCTGCCACCGACTGACCACTGGCGAGGGCTTCTCGGTGCTGCAGTGCGGCGACCCGAGCGGTGATGGCACCGGCGGACCGGACTTCCGGTACGGCCCGATCGAGAACGCCCCGGCCGACGACGTCTACCCGGCAGGCACGATCGCCATGGCCCGCCAGAGCGGAAACGCCCACAGCATGGGCAGCCAGTTCTTCATCGTCTACGGCGACACGACGATCCCGGCCGATGCCGCGGGCGGCTACACCGTGCTCGGCAGGGTCACCAGCGGCCTGGACGCGCTGACCGCTGAGATCACGGATGCCGGCACTGCCGATGGGTCCTCCGATGGAGCTCCCGCGGTCCCGACAAGCATTACGGGTATCACCCTGCAATAG